The nucleotide window GCCTGGTGAACTGGTGATGTGGGCTACACCCTCCTCCTCGCCCTTTGGATCTACGTCCGAGACCGGGAGCATGGGCTGCCCTGCTCTAGCCCCCCACCACCTTGAGCCCCACTCCCTGCCGCAGTCCCAGGTCTAGCCCTAGACATGGTCCCAGCTCATTCCCGTCCTAGTCCCAGGGCCAGGCTCAGCCTCAGGCCTGGCCAAAGATCCAGTCCCAGCCCAATCCCAAACCAAGGCCCAGACCCAGGCAGGGCCCAATGTCAGTGCCTGGCCCAGGTTCAGACCCAGGAACTCACCTTTCTTATACTGAGAGAAGGCAGCCTGGAGGTGCTGCACCTGTCCCTGTAGGGCCTCCACCTGCTGCCTCAGAGCAGCGGCGTCTGCAGGGGACAGAAATCGCTGAGTGAAGACTTGTCCAGACAGCCTGGGAGGAGCTCGGAGTCTGGGCCTCAAGGGCATGGTGTCCAGCTGCAGACACACTTGGGGTGGCCCCCAGCAAGCCCACATCTGCTGGCACAGTTGGCCCCTGCTGTGCAGGGAGGTCTTAGGTTCTGCTGTGGACAAACTCGTCTCTGTACCTCACTGACACTGAACCAGATGACATTTTGACTCCAAATTCTGGGAATATAATGGCATCTCCATTTGTGGGGGGCAGATGTGGAACAAGAATACACATTCCTCTTGTGTTTCCAATCCCCTGGGTTCTTTGATGATTAAAACTGTCTATGCATTGGGAAGGCAGCTGCAGCTTCCCAAATGGTCAGATGGAGAAAGCGCCCAGGCCTTGCTGTGAGTACAAGGTGGCGAAGACCAGAACCTAATGCTCTTGCCTTCCAGCCTGGCAGCTGTTCCTGAGTTCCATCCCCCCTGTGGTTAATGGGGCACACGTCCCAGGGGATGGGCTGTCCTGGGCTGAACaggcctcctctcctcccagccacGCCTGGGGGCGGTTCCCAGGGCCAGGAGCTGCCGCCTTACCTGGAAGGCCACTTTCTCCCTTGGCTCCTCTGTCTCCAGGAACACCTCTGTCCCCCTTCAGTCCTGGGGGTCCCCTGGCACCTGGAGCTCCCTGCACACCCACGGCTCCAGCAGGCCCTGGGGTCAAAGAAGGGCTGGCTGAGCTGTGGACCCGTTTTCCAGCATTGTCACCTTCCCTGACAAAGACTGTCCTTGTTACCCAGCAATACATTCTCCTCCCAGACAGCCTGTTCCCAGAGCCCAGCCACATCCCCTCTGGACACCGACCATCCCTATCCGCCAGCAATCAGCACCCCCTGAGTACAGCTGTCCCCATGATCCAATGAATAACCTTCCCTATATACAGATGTCCTCGTTGCTTAGCACTGCACTCTTCTTGGATACAAACAGTCCCCAGAACCTCTAAATTCACCTTCCTTAAGTATGcaccctccccactgcccagcaaTGCCAGCTCTGACTTTACAGGTGCCCGTGGAGGGGGTGGGCATTGACGGCCCCAAGTGGGCACAGGAGAACTGGATCCAGTCCTGCACCAGCTCTTGCCATCACCCACCTGCTGCCCCAGCATTCCCGGGGGCTCCACGCTCGCCAGGGGCACCTCTCTCTCCCTTAGGGCCTGTGGGGCCTCTTGTCCCTGCAGAGCCCTGCATGCCCGGGGCACCTACTTCTCCTGGGGAAGGAACACAGGGATAAACGCTGCTGACAGTGTGTTCAGCAGGAATCATTTTCTCAGTAGTGCAGCTTTTAACCTACAGCTCCAAGGTCAGAGAGAGAAGTGGTGAGATTGCTCCTTGCTGCGTGGGGTTCCTCTGTGGAGGGTACAAGGAGAACACTGTAAacgtgggggtgtgggggagggctGCATGCCAAGGCCTTCGCAGCGTTGATGGTCTGGGCTCTTCCTGGCACTCTGAGCATGCCCTCAGGTCACATCACGGATGCCATtgtcattcctccctccccactctcaGACTGGCCACACCGTCCACCTACCTTTGGGCCCAGCCTCTCCTTTTGGGCCTGGTTTGCCTTGAGGGCCCATGTTCCCCTGCTTCCCCTGGACACCTTCTGTTCCAGCTGGACCAGGCACACCTGGAAGTCCTGGAGGTCCTGAGAAAAAGGACCAGCCCAGTCAGTGACACTGAATCCTccaggcagggggtggaggggtggtaCAAAATAAGGTGAGGGGTCAAGAGCTGGCATTTTCATTCTGCCCAACAGTAGGCCCCATCTGTCCTGAAATAACCCAGTGCCCAGTGCTTCCTGGGATGGCTCTGTGCCTGCCCACTGGCATAACCTAGCAGCAGCACCACCTGGAGACATCCAAATGCCATGCCCAGTTGCTCACCACATGGTCCAGGGTCTCCCTTTGGTCCAGGTTCTCCAGCAGAGCCATTGTCCCCTTTGGGCCCAATTGGGCCAGCTGGTCCAGACATCCCTGCTTGTCCTACAGCTCCTGGCAAACCTGTAGCAGcaaaagaaattgacaaaaacCTGGCCCTAGGCCCCGGGGGAACCAGCCGCCTGCAGGGTCGAGTCCCTGGCACTCCTTCAGGGTTCTGCAGAGCGTGTACGGTCCACCTTCACACACCCTGGTCCAGCAGGGAGTCAGGAAAGGGTGCCGGCACACCTGTTTCACAGGGAGAAAAGAAACAGCCCTTCCCGAGTCAGAGGAGGATGTGGGCCAAGCCCTGTCTGACTTTCCACACAGtgctccttcccagccccagagccaccatctttattccttttttttttttttttttctgagacagagtctcactctgttgcccgggctagagtgccatggcatcatcctagctcacagtaacctcaaactcctgggctcaagcaatcctcctgcctcaggctcccgagtagctgggaccacaggcatgcaccaccatgcccggctaattttttttatgtatatttttttagttgtccagctaattgctttctatttttttagtagatacgggatcttgctcttgctcaggctgctctcgaactcttCAGCTCAAAtcatccgcccgcctcggcctcccagagagctagggattacaggagtgagccacgaCGCCCGGCCAGAGCCACAATCTTCATAAAAGGGAACCTGCCAGCACTCACCTGTGATCACAGACTTCCTGATCTCCCCTTATATATATCAGGGGAGCCAACATTTGTATCAGAAAGGACACCAGACAGTTGGTGCTAACTTGTTCATTCAGTTATTTGTCCATTTGCTCACTCATTTGTTCACTAAGAACCCATCTCTGCAGCATCTAGTCTATGCTTAGCAACAGGCCAGATGAAGTGTCAGCCTTAGGTCCAGCCCTACAAAGGATTCATGATAAACTGTGAGCCAGGGTGACAGGTGAGGAAGACAATGCGTGAGATGTCCTTTGTCTCATCGCAGCACCCCgaccccagcacacacacagacacacacactcagagcAGTCTTCCTTGAGGAGGAAGTGGGACTTGAAGGATGAGGAGAATTTAGAGCGACCTGCAGAGGGGAGGTGACATTGCAGACTTGGGAACCGTGCTCTCATGACAGGAGAGGCCAGACGTTCCTGAGTCAAGAGTGTGGTTGTGGTGGGGATGACGGTGCTGGCGCATCCCAATAGCACCACTGCCTCCTGGAGACCTCTGAATTCCATCCATACCCAGGGGAACGCCAGGCCTGTGTCCTGCTGCTGTTTACAATAGCTACTAGGGATGAAATGGAGGCACTTCCCACACCTACAGGCTGAGCCTCGTGTGGGCCTCTCCTTGGCCAGGCTGGCAGCGGGCAGACGGGCCACAGGAGAAAAGTCACTCTCTAGAAGGGAGCATTAGAGGTTGCTCATTCTTACTGCACTAACCATCAAGGCCATGAGAGCTCTGCAGTGGACAAAGGGGCACTATCCTCAACAGCAGGACCTGTGCCTTCCAAAGCACTCATTTTGTATTCTAGTGTCCCCAGCGACCTAGCCCCGGACCCTAGTGTCACCTGAAGCAAAGCTTTATGGCCCAGCATTTTGGCTGCCTTGGCTACTGAAATTCCTGTCTCCTTCCATTTTGCATCCATTCgttcattccacaaatacttatTTCACTTCTgctacataccaggcactgtcctaaatGCTGGGGAGAAAGTAGtgaacaaagcagagaaaaaaaatccctccctCCTGGAGCCTCAACTCTACTGCATAGAAACAGATGATAGGAAATTAAAGTGTACAACATACGATATATTTGGCAATGCTGAGTGccactgagaaaaaataaaacccagggTGTGTTGGGCGGTGGGGTCTGTGTTAAGGAGGGTGGTAGGGGACACCTCACCGAGAAGGTGGCCTGAGAGCAAAGCCGGAAGGAGGTGAGGAACGAGCGGCAGGGACGTCCATGAGAACAGATGCCGaggctctggggagggagggccgAGTGTGCTCAGGGACCGGCAAGAACTAGCATGTTGAGCCCAGCGGGGGGCCCCGAGGGCAGAGGAGCAGGCAGGGGTGGAGAACGGTCCTGCCGGGCCGCGTGCTGCTATGCGGTGTGGGGCTTTGTCCGAGGAGGTGAGCACCCCTGCTTCCAGCTCTGTCTGCGCAGGAATGCGGAGGCTGCCGAGGAATAAGGAGTTGTCCCCCGAAAGGCAGGGTCTGGGTCTTGTTTGCCCTCCATGACGTGTCTGAGGCGTCACCACCGAGACCCCAGCTCCGCCTTCCACCCCTGCTCAAGGGTTGTCTTCTCTCAGACCCACATTCTCCTTTTAGCAGGTTCTGGGGACCACGTGCTCCAACATCTGCAGGGATGGTTGTCACGAGCGCAGACTTTGGCCCCACACTGACCTACTTGGGTCAGGATGCTGCAAGCTCCCCAGGACATTCCCGGGCCCATAATGGCCGAGTGACTGGAATTGAGGGCAGAGGGGAGCCTCATTCCCCGGCCCCACTGTGCGCGGCCCCCTGGGGGCCGACCCAAAGCCAGGCCTGGGATGTGCATGGGGTGGGCACACGCACAGGAGAGGGAGGCCTTGGCCACGTTCCATGCAGCAAGCTCTGAGGGCCGCTGTGGGAAAGGCCCCCTGGGATTCAAGCCAGGGCCCCTCTGGGAGCCAGAGCGAGTTGGGGATCTCAGAACTGGTGTGGTGAATCCCACGCCTCTTCTGAGCTCACCCCTGGGCGGCGCTCCCCAAGGCCTGTCTGGTTCGTGTCGGGAGCCGCTGTCTGTCAGTAAGGGGCAGACGGATACtcacctgccccttccccacagaGCCTAGGGATGTTGCCTAATCTTTCCAGCTTAAACGTCATtagtttccttctcctcaaacaaAGTGCCAGCTCCAGAAAGTTAAAGCATATTTGATCCCTCTGAAGCCCGGCCCCGTGCCTTGGTGGCCTCTTGGCTCATGGTGCTGGTTAATCGAATTCTCCTTTCTTGCCAATCCAACCCAGATCCTCTCTCCCTGGGTGGGGGACAGTATTTCCAGGGACAAGTCCTTTATTCATCAATATTCTGGTAACCTCAGGAGAATTTACCTATTTGGTACAACAGGAAGATGCAACTTGGTCCTTaagattcaataaaaatataaagccttTGGCTCAATTATTCATCTCTGGGTGGTAGTTATTATTCCTGATTGCAGGTAAGCAAATTGAGACTCAGTGTCACTGAGTGGCTTGCCCCAGGGTCCCAGGTGTGCAGAAGGAACTAGTGGTCGAGCTTAGACCTGCCTGATGCAGACACTCACATCCTCCCCACCTTCCAGAAGGGCTACTGTTTAGCTCTCTGGGCCAagttttcttatctgtcaaaGGAGATTAGCACATCCCTTGTAAGACTTTTGGGTGGATTAAATGAACTACTCAAGTGAATGGCCAAGCGCAGGGCTAGACAAAGAAATGTGAGCTCCTTCTCTCCCCCTGTAATGTATTAGGGCACATCCTTTTGATCAGGCCTGAGTCTGGGGCCATGGAACCTCATCTTTTCCCACTCTTCATTCAGTGCAGTTTAGTTAAACATTAAAAGTATTTAACACCCTGCATAGGCATCATTTAATCAGAATGAACAACTGCTAACTACTGGCACAGATTCTAGAAGGTCCCAAATATCAGTAATTTAACTACTATTTCCTTGTTCTTGGGATGGGAGGGATTCTGGGATCCCAGGGAGAGGTCTGGGCAGTTGGGTGAAGGAGGGAGGCACAGGGGGGTCAGCACAGCCATTCCTTGGCCAGCTGGTGGAGCAGTGTGGGCTGAATGTCAGGGGGAACCTACTCCTTGGGAGGAGGAAGCCCATCTCCAAGCCTTCCATAGCAGAGCATCCAGAGCTGCAGGGTCGGTTACAATACCAATGCCCACCCTCTCCGCCAGGATAAGCCCACAGGCCCGCTCTACCTGGATCCCCCTTCTCGCCCCGGGGGCCCTCTCTCCCATCCCGTCCATCGCGACCAGGCAGGCCATTCTCCACGGAGCTACACATGACCAGGGTACAGGCGTTGGCCACTGTTCTCTGGGAGTAGATCTTCATTTCTGCTTCCAGGTACTCCAGAGGCTGAGTGAGCAGGACCAGCGCCGAGAGAAGGAGCAGCATGGCCTGGGGAGATGaatagagagagaaaggacaTGCTCTTGGCTCAAGGACGTGGGTTAGGGCTTGGCCCAGTTCTTGGAAGTCAGAAGATGCTCCCATTTCCaccttttctcttccctgctgTGGGGCCCCGAGCAGCAGGACTCCAAAAGCAGTTTAGGGACAAGGTGAGCACATGGTCAGGCCCTGGCAGGCATAAGTTACCCAGCTGGAACTCTGATATACGCTGACAGCAACATCTCCCTATTCCCAAGTGACCCATGTTGTCCTTTCTTGTGCCTTCCCTTGGGCCACTACCTTTGGTGTGGTGGCTAGGAGGTGGCATTCCTCACAGAGACCGCCTGTCACAGCAGGAAGGATTCACTGAGTGTCTCTAGGCAggatccctcccctcccaggacgTCACTCTGTGCCATAGCACAGTTGGCTTAGCTCGGACAAGGCAAGCCTGTGTCTCCTCATTAGCTGCCTTGCGCGGCCCAGCACTGGGCCTATATCAGACCACAGTGCTGGTCTGAAACTGAGCCAGAGTCCTGAATGCTTGGTGATGTCTTAGTGACGCCCTGAACACGGGCTGGGAGTGTGGTTGCATGTTTGCTGGGCGATTTGCCATTGCCAGACCAGACGCTGTCTCCATGAGAAAAGTCCCAGAGGGAACCCCAGGGGAAGTTTAGCACCAGAGATACTAAACTAGCAGCCAGAGAGACCCTGAGGCACCTGCAGCTCTTCCCAGACCACCCGAGAGGGCTTGGAAAAGAGGGGGAAGGGGACATGCCAGCCTGGCTCAGGGAGGTGGAAGGCTAACTTTGGGGGGGAAGTGAGAGAAACTATCCAACAGGGCATCCAGTTACCATCTATCCGAGAAGGTCACAGGATCTGAGGTCGGGGGGTGGTGGGGTATAGGACCTGGGTCACTCCTTGTGTTGGGCATCTTTCCTCTCAAAGAGAAACTATAAACCTATGAGTGACAAGAGCTGCTCAGAATCGCGGATGCTGGGAACAAAGCCAGAAGGCCCTATGCAAAGAAGAGTGGGGTCCCCAGGCCAGCTGGGGTGGTGCTAGGGGACGGGCTTCCTGGCCAGAGAAGTGGCCTCTTCTCGACTGCTGGTGCTTCCGGGCTGTGGACGGGCCCTATTTTGCACTGGCCTTTCACCACTTCCCCAGGTGGGGAGTCTCTAGAAACACCCAGGTGGGCTTGCAGGCTACAGCAGCTACCTCGTAGTCCCTGTTCTGGTAGAGGGTCAGTTGTGAGCACCAAGGGCCAGACCCAGGCCGGAGCGACCCTGGGACCCTGCCTGATTCCGGGGAGGAATGGAAGGCAGTGGGCACACTGCCCGCCAGCGCGAGATGGCACAGCAGGCACCGCCACCCACTGTAGCATGAAGGAGCTTTGGAGAGAGCAGACTCCCAGGTTTTCGGACCCAGGATTCAGAAGAGGTGTCTTAGCCAGGGCAGTGGATGGAGTGGACAGAGCCCCGGCCCCCTCAACCCCGGCAGTGTCCTGTTTATGCTAAGACTTTATGAACATTGGTTGGGAAATCAGAGACCCAATccagtaaatgtattttttaagtatagACTTGAGGCCATGAGAGAAGGGTTTGCTCATGTGCCACAAGCAGTTGGCACCAGGGGGGTTTAGAACCCAGGCCTGTGAACACCTGGTCTATCCCCCACTGTCCTTTCTGAAGAAAtcagggacagagaaggagccAAGAGAGAATTTGGAGTCACATTTCCCACCAGAGGCTTCCACACAATGGTGCCCGGGGTCTGGGTGGGTGCCAGATCCtactcctccaccctccccagctcAGAAAGCAAATCTCCCACTGAGTCAAGGCCCTGAATGAGGGGCAGGGAGCCTCGCATTACCCCACTGCTCCCCGCCTCCCACGCCCGCACCTCCTAGACCAGAGCAGCCGCACACACCCTCCCCTCCACGCCAGTAGGATGAACTGCCCAGATGGACAGGGGGATGTTCACAGgacatggaaaaaacaaaacaagaggcAAGATCGGACACACTCACAGGTGGCTTCTGCTAGGGCCCCAGGAGCTCCAGGCAAACTAGCTTTTGCCAGGCAGGCACCCACTATTTATGCCTGCCCTGTAACCTGAGCCGCCCAGCCCTGGCCTTCTGAGAACTCCCTTCAAGAAGTGGGGCAATTTTCCTCTTTGTGACTCACTCACTCTTATCCCCACCTGCCTTCTGGAAACCTGCCACTGATACACATAATATGATGCACATCTGCCACCTTAGAGTTTTTGGAACACTTTCAGTCCCTGCACCTCACGGCAGCCCTGCGAGTCGAGTGGCATCATCACTGTCTGTGTTTTACAGATGTCCAGGAATCGGAGGTCCGGAGACCAGTGAGTTGCACAATGACCTACGGCTATTGCAAAAGCAACTCATACCTGCAGATCTCAAGAGCCAGGACCTGCTGTGTCcacttctcctcttcctttgtcTCAACAGCTCTGGCCAGATATTGGGAAAGAGCTGGGAGCTGCTTGGCCTAtccgggcaggggtggggcaggtggaggggctgTGGAGGCAGTAGCCTGTGAGGGCAGTTGGGGGGAGCTGCCACCTGGAAATGGTTACTGTTCTGTGTCCTGCTCTGGGCCTCGGAGCAAgacagtaatcctagcactgtgggaggccgaggtgggaggatcactggagcttaggagttcaagaccagcctgagcaagagtgagacccaatctctatattattaaaaatataaaaaaatttaaaaaggcaagataaaacaagtgttggtgagggtatagagaaaagggaactcttgtatACTGTTGGGGAGAATGTAAATTgttacagcctctgtggaaaacaacaTGAGGTTTcctcaagaaaactaaaaataggtctaccatatgatccaggaatcaCACTCCCCAGTACATATCCAAATGAAACTAAATCACTATGTCAAAGAGAcgtctgcacttccatgtttattacagcaatTTTTTACATGTTCATAATTgccaagaaatgaaaacaaactgtGTTCCCTGatagatgaataaagaaatggaatattattcagccataaaacaggaagttctgccatttgtgacaacatggatgaacatagAGAAGACttcatgttaagtgaaaaaaggcagACACAGAAAGCTAAATACTACGTGATCTCATTATATGCAGAATGTAAAAAACTCGAACtcaaacagaaagcagaatggccATTGCTGCTGGGTGTGGAATTTGGAAAcggggagatgttgatcaaacgGTAgtaactttcagttataagatgaacatGTTCTGGGGTTCTAATGTATAGCATGGGTAGTGATggatgttaattaacttgattgtgttAATGATTACaaatgtatatgcatatcatATCATTATGTTGTATactttgaatatatataaattttgtcaattaaatattttaaaatcataaaacaatatttctgattggtataggcctattcagattttccttttcatctgTCAGTTCTGATGAGTAGGTTTCTTTGCAGAATCTATTTTTGTCATGTAAATTGTTGAATTTAATGAAATCGTTATTCAGATTAcccttattttttaatgtctataggATTAATGATGGCCCTcattttattcctgatattagtaatttgttatttttatcattcatcTTGATCAATTTTGGTAgaatgttataaattttatttttaaagaacttactttttcttttgttgattttctctgttgttttttatttcattgttctatgcatttttttttaatttcagagtattacgggtgtaccaaacgctttggttacataaattgcctttgcaccacccaataagcacgcccatcccccagacagcacacaccgcatcctctcctccccacctcctacctgcccaacaccctatgaatgttacttcccatatgtgcacattagtgttcatcaattagtaccaatttaatggtgggTACACgtggtttgtttttcccttcctgtgacactgggctccagctccatccataaTACAATACGTAGTTCatcactttttatggctgaattataCTCCGttgtatacatatagcacattttattaatctactcacatattgataggcacttgggttgtttccaaatctttgcaattgtgaattgtgctgctataaacattcgaatgcagatgtcttttctgttcatgtcctttgcccactttttaatggggtagatttttttcttgctgattttcctgagttctatgtagattctagttatcagccctttatcagacgtatagcttgcaaatattttctcccattctgtaggttgtctatttgctctagtgacAATTGATTAGGCTATGATCTATGCATTATTTCCATTGTTTCCTTTGATTTTGTTTCACATACTCAAAGCTTTTTTCCTACTTATActgtatgttcattttttaaatgtcttgtcTTCCTCATTTTGTAatgaatgagtttttaaaattactttttatctcttctatttatgttttcattttgaaaattttttgaacATTGTATTGAGCATTTTTATACAACAAAGATGCAAGAATTTTATAATGAACATGAATATTTCTAAATCCTAACATTAACATTTACTATATATGCTTTAttacagttttctatttttctaatcagtctattttattttttgaaatatttcaaaaaaattcagATATCTGTGTATTTCCCCTAAATATATCTGTATTCATACTATTAGCTGAACttcaatatttatagtttttcctttGATGTAAAATTTGCATAAATGGAAAGGTATAATTCTTAAATGTTTATTCTTGATCTTAATTTTTGAACCAaatccctttcaaaatatatattactattaCTTCACAAAATTCTAACTCGATTTTTTTCCTagtctattattttatttgctttattactGGATGGTAGCCCATTGTGAAGCTAGATAACAACTTGTACATGAATTATCCTATAGATGGATGACACCTGAGTTGTATTCAGTATCTCCAGAATCCAGTTTTTGGCTATCATAAATAAAGTTGCAGTGGACATTCTTGTAGCTTTTTTGtgaacatgtgttttcatttctcttgagtaaatattaatatccaAGAGTGGAATTGGTAGGTCacatgataatatattttaacttttataagaACCTGCCAGACCCTTTGCCAAAACAGtcatactattttatatttctaccaacaaGGTATGAGAGTCCTGTTTGCTTCATATTTTTAACCAACATTTGATGTTATTAAGctctttaattttagccattctgttgGCTATAGTAGTGCTATtcctttgtagttttaatttgcatttcctgatgttTAATAATGTTGAGCGATTTTTGTATGTGGAAAGTTGGCTCACACTTCTT belongs to Lemur catta isolate mLemCat1 chromosome 14, mLemCat1.pri, whole genome shotgun sequence and includes:
- the SFTPD gene encoding pulmonary surfactant-associated protein D, whose product is MLLLLSALVLLTQPLEYLEAEMKIYSQRTVANACTLVMCSSVENGLPGRDGRDGREGPRGEKGDPGLPGAVGQAGMSGPAGPIGPKGDNGSAGEPGPKGDPGPCGPPGLPGVPGPAGTEGVQGKQGNMGPQGKPGPKGEAGPKGEVGAPGMQGSAGTRGPTGPKGERGAPGERGAPGNAGAAGPAGAVGVQGAPGARGPPGLKGDRGVPGDRGAKGESGLPDAAALRQQVEALQGQVQHLQAAFSQYKKVELFPNGRSVGEKIFKTVGLEKAFGDAQQVCVQAGGQLASPRSAAENAALQQLATDQNKAAFLSMTDTKTEGKFTYPTGEPLVYSNWAPGEPNNDGGAENCVEIFTNGKWNDKACAEQRLVICEF